The following are from one region of the Ornithorhynchus anatinus isolate Pmale09 chromosome X1, mOrnAna1.pri.v4, whole genome shotgun sequence genome:
- the ARPC4 gene encoding actin-related protein 2/3 complex subunit 4: MTATLRPYLSAVRATLQAALCLENFSSQVVERHNKPEVEVRSSKELLLQPVIISRNEKEKVLIEGSINSVRVSIAVKQADEIEKILCHKFMRFMMMRAENFFILRRKPVEGYDISFLITNFHTEQMYKHKLVDFVIHFMEEIDKEISEMKLSVNARARIVAEEFLKNF; the protein is encoded by the exons GCCACCCTGCAAGCTGCACTCTGCCTGGAGAATTTTTCCTCCCAGGTTGTGGAACGACACAACAAGCCAGAGGTGGAGGTCAG GAGTAGCAAAGAACTCCTGTTACAGCCTGTGATCATCAGCAGGAATGAGAAGGAAAAGGTTCTGATCGAGGGCTCCATCAATTCTGTTAGAGTCAGCATTGCTGTGAAACAG gcTGATGAAATTGAGAAGATCCTGTGCCACAAATTCATGCGCTTCATGATGATGCGAGCAGAGAACTTCTTCATTTTGCGTAGGAAACCtgtggag GGCTATGATATCAGTTTTCTGATCACAAACTTCCACACGGAACAGATGTACAAACATAAACTGGTGGACTTTGTGATCCACTTCATGGAAGAGATCGACAAAGAGATTAGTGAGATGAAGCTGTCAGTCAATGCTCGAGCTCGCATTGTGGCTGAGGAATTCCTCAAGAAT ttttag